The following proteins are encoded in a genomic region of Arachis stenosperma cultivar V10309 chromosome 4, arast.V10309.gnm1.PFL2, whole genome shotgun sequence:
- the LOC130974445 gene encoding probable galacturonosyltransferase-like 4: MTSSHALRGILSLFFLSLNYNNYFYATEAIRLGNIIRLPSCKVPPFREAPAFRNEKECGSNKNDPINVAMTLDVNYVRGTMAAIFSILQHSGCPEDVHFHFLAAHDTEELTMAIKSTFPYLNFKIYLFDSERVSDKISKSVRQALDQPLNYARIYLADALPDDIGRVIYLDSDLIVVDDIAKLWNVDMEEKVVAAPEYCNANFTTYFTEEFWKDPELSKTFEGKKACYFNTGVMVMDIEKWRREGYTDKVEGWMRVQKQEKRIYHLGSLPPFLLVLAGNIKGVDHRWNQHGLGGDNFEGKCRNLHPGRISLLHWSGKGKPWLRLDSRKPCSIDHLWAPYDLYSSSKHFFDE, translated from the coding sequence ATGACCTCTTCCCATGCACTCCGAGGTATCCtgtccctcttctttctttctcttaaCTATAATAATTACTTTTACGCAACAGAAGCTATTCGTTTGGGCAACATTATTCGTCTCCCTTCGTGTAAGGTCCCTCCATTCCGAGAGGCCCCTGCCTTTCGGAATGAGAAGGAGTGTGGATCAAATAAAAATGATCCTATTAACGTAGCTATGACTCTGGATGTTAACTATGTGCGTGGCACCATGGCCGCCATATTCTCCATATTACAGCACTCTGGCTGCCCGGAGGATGTCCATTTCCACTTCCTTGCAGCGCACGACACTGAAGAACTTACGATGGCCATCAAATCCACCTTCCCTTACCTCAATTTCAAGATCTACCTCTTCGATTCGGAGAGAGTCAGTGACAAGATATCAAAGTCCGTTCGACAAGCCTTGGACCAACCGTTGAATTACGCGCGTATATACCTCGCCGACGCGCTTCCAGACGACATTGGGCGCGTGATATATCTAGATTCAGACCTCATTGTTGTGGACGACATAGCCAAGCTTTGGAACGTAGACATGGAAGAAAAAGTGGTGGCAGCACCGGAATACTGCAATGCAAACTTTACTACGTATTTTACGGAGGAGTTCTGGAAGGATCCGGAGTTGTCGAAAACATTTGAAGGGAAGAAGGCATGTTACTTCAACACAGGGGTGATGGTGATGGACATAGAAAAATGGAGGAGAGAGGGATACACAGACAAGGTAGAAGGGTGGATGAGGGTGCAAAAGCAGGAAAAGAGGATATACCATTTGGGTTCTCTTCCACCATTTTTGTTGGTATTGGCAGGGAACATCAAAGGAGTGGATCATAGGTGGAACCAACATGGGTTAGGTGGTGACAACTTTGAAGGAAAATGCAGGAACTTGCACCCTGGTCGCATTAGCTTGCTGCATTGGAGTGGAAAGGGGAAGCCATGGTTGAGGTTGGATTCTAGGAAGCCATGCTCCATTGACCACCTTTGGGCTCCTTATGACTTGTATTCATCTTCCAAACACTTCTTTGACGAATGA